A window of Micromonospora sp. WMMC415 genomic DNA:
CGCGGCGGCCAGCGCCCGCACGTACCCCGTGGGGTCGCCGACGGCCAGGCTCAGCGCCGGGCGGGCGCCGTCGGCCCCGAGCGCCCGCAGCGCCTCCCGCTGCGAAACCAGGAAGTACGCACACCGCGCGACCCGCTCACCGGTGGAGGCGACCGAGTCCATGGCGACGTGCGCGGTGACATCACACGACCCGTCGGGCACCGGACGAACCTGCCGCCCACCCCGGTACCCGGTCAGCGTGCCGTCGACGGGCCGCCCGTCCCGCAGGTGCCCGTAGTCCACCGCCACGGCCAGTCCCCGGTCGACGTGGCGCAGCACCTCCCCCCACGCCTCATCCCTGCTCCGGCCGATCTCGGCCCGCCCCCCAACCCCGTTGATCAAGAGGTTTTCGTCCGATCCGAGGTCGCTCGATGCCGAAAACTTTTTGATCAACGGTGCGGGGGTGCGGAGGGGCCACCAGGTGGTCAGCCAGTTGGCGTCTTCAGGGCGCACCGGGTCACCCAGGGTTTCCTCGCCGGTGGTGGGGTCCACCAGGAGGTAGTGCCAACCGTCTGAGGCGGGCACCGCCAGGTCCAGGGGGACGTTGTCGAGCCATTCGGTGGCCAGGAGCACCCCGGTGATCCCGGAGGGCATCTCGTCCACCCACCTGATCCGCGTGGGCAGGTCCGCGGGGCGCGGGGCGAGTTCGACGGCGGTGAACCGTACCCGCTGGGCCAGCGGAACCGGCGCGGAAACCTCGGCCGTGACCGACGCCGCGAGGGAACGCACGAGTTCACCGCGGCCCGCCCCGACGTCGACGACGTCGAGCACCGGGGGATGACCGAGGGCCGCGTCGACCTGGTTGATCAGGCGCAGCAGGGCCGAGGCGAACGTCGGCGAGGCGTGCACGCTGGTGCGGAAGTGGTCGGCCGGGCCGGAGCCGGAGACGAAGAAGCCGCCCGGGCCGTAGAGCGCCCGGTCCATCGCGTCCCGCCAGCGGATCGACATCAGTTCATCCCTCGTTCAGGGGCCGTCACCGTCCCGACCCTACGGTCAGCCGGTATGAGACGACTGGTGATCCCCGCCCTGGCGGTCGTACCCCTCCTGTTGGCCGGCGTCCCGGCCGGCGCCGCGCCGGCCGACGGGCCCCGGCCGGTGCGGGCGGTGATCGAGACCCCCTCGCTCTTCGACGACGCGGCCGGCGGTGACGCGGACGCCGACGACCCGGCGATCTGGGTGCACCCGACCGACCGCGCCGGCAGCCTGGTCGTGGCGACCGCGAAGAACGGCGGCCTGCGCGTGTACGACCTGCGGGCGCGGGAGCGGCAGTCGATCCCGACCCCGCCGGCCCCCGGCCCGGAGGACGAGGCGGGCCGGTTCAACAACGTGGACCTGGTGCCCGGCTTCCGGCTCGGTCGCCGCGCGGTCGACCTGGCGGTGGTGACCGATCGGGGGCGTGACCAGCTGCGGTTCTACCGGATCGACCCGGCGACCCGGCGGCTGGTCGACGTCACCGCACCGGATGTGCCGTACGCCTTCAGTCGCGACCAGGCCGAGGTCAACACCCAGCGGACCGCGTACGGGCTGGGCACGTTCACCGACCGGGACGGCGGCGTGTACGCGGTGGTGAGCCGGCGCAGCACCCCGGAGGTGGGGGTGTTCCGGCTGGTGGAACGGGCCGGGCGGGTCACCTACCGGCCGGTGGACCGGATGACGCTGCCGTCGACGTTCACCCTCCCGGACGGCAGTTCCTGGTCGCCGTGCACCGATCCGGGTGACGGCCCCCAGGTGGAGGGGACGGTGGTCGACCCGGCCACCGGCGTGGTGTACCTGGCCCAGGAGAAGGTCGGCCTGTGGCGGACCCGGCTGGTCGGCGGCCGGTTCGCCGGCCCGGTCGTGCCGGTCGAGCGGGTCCGCGAGTTCGGGGTCCCGGCGAGCTACGACCCGGAGGAGGAGGACTGCGTCACCGACCGCGCGGCCGACCCGGGCTTCGGCGGCCGGATCGCCCAGGACGTGGAGGGGCTGACGATCTACCCGACGGGCCGCCGCACCGGCACCCTGGTGGTGTCCAGCCAGGGCGACGACACCTTCTACACGTACGACCGGCGTACCAACCGCCCGACGGGCCACTTCGCCGTGGTCGACGGCCGGGTGGACGGCGCGCAGGAGTGCGACGGCGCCGCGGCCGTCGCGACGCCGCTGCCCGGCTTCCCGGGCGGCCTGCTGGTCGTGCACGACGGGCGGAACATCCCGGAGACGCCGGGTCAGGACGGCGAGGCCCGAGCCGACACCAACTTCAAGTTCCTGGACGCCGGCTTCCTGAGGTGAGAGCAGGGGCCCCGTGCCGGCCGCCGGGCGCGGTGCGGGGCCCAGGGCCTGTGTCATGGTCCCTGGCACCACCGGTGAACGTTTTCACACAGTCTTGTTTCAGCTCCGTCGCTGCGGCGCATACTTGCGGTCGACCGGTACCCCTTCTCGAGGACTGGATCGTCACGATGAGCGCTCCGCTGCGCCCGCGTCCCGCCGCACGGCCGGTCGACGCGCCCGCTCCCCGTTTCCTGACCGTCGGTGTCATCGGCGCCGGCCGGGTCGGTGCCGTCCTGGGAGCCGCCCTCGCCGCCGCCGGCCACCGGGTGGTGGCCGCCGCCGCGGTGTCCGGCGCGTCCCGCGCCCGGCTGGCGCTGCTGCTCCCCTCGATCCCGCGCCGCTCGGCCACCTCGGTGGCCCGGGCCGCCACCGACCTCCTGCTGCTCGCGGTGCCGGACGACGCGCTCGCCGGCGTGGTCGCCGGGCTCGCCCGCAGTGGCGCGCTGCGCCCCGGCCAGGTGGTCGCGCACACCTCCGGCGCGCACGGGCTGGCCGTGCTGGCCCCGGCCGCCGAGGTTGGCGCCCGCCCGCTGGCCCTGCACCCCGCGATGACCTTCACCGGTACGCCGGACGACCTGACCCGCCTGGCCGGCATCTCGTACGGGGTGACCGCCCCGGCGGAGCTGCGCCCGCTCGCCGCCCGGCTGGTCGCCGACCTCGGCGGGGTACCGGAGTGGATCGGCGAGGCGGACCGGCCGCTCTACCACGCGGCGCTGGCGCACGGCGCCAACCATCTGGTGACCCTCGTCAACGAGGCGGCCGACCGGCTGCGCGACGCCGGTGTGGGGCAGCCCGAGAAGGTGCTCGCCCCGCTGCTGCGAGCGGCCCTGGAGAACGCGCTGCGCCTCGGCGACGACGCGCTGACCGGCCCGGTCTCCCGGGGCGACGCCGGCACGGTCGAGCGGCACCTGGCCCGGCTCGCGGCGACCGCGCCGGAATCCGTGGCCCCCTATCTGGCGTTGGCACGACGGACCGCGGACCGGGCGATCGCGGCGGGACGGCTGCGCCCGGTGGACGCGGAGCCGCTGCTGGACGTGCTGAGTGGGAGGGACCGGGAGGTGGCCGCGTGACCGTGCTGGTGCACACCCGCGCCGAACTGGCGGCGGCGCGTGCCGGGCTCGAGGGCACCGTCGGCGTCGTCATGACCATGGGTGCCCTGCACTCCGGGCACGAGACGCTGCTGCGGGCCGCCCGCGAGCGGGCCGACAGCGTGATCGTCACGATCTTCGTGAACCCGCTCCAGTTCGGCCCGAACGAGGACTTCGACCGGTACCCGCGGACGCTCGACGCGGACCTGGAGATCTGCCGCCGGGCCGGCGCGGACGTGGTCTTCGCGCCCGCCGTTGCGGACATGTACCCGGAGGGCCAGCCCCGGGTCCGGGTCAACCCGGGCCAGCTCGGCGAGGAGTTGGAGGGGCAGAGCCGGCCCGGCTTCTTCCACGGGGTGCTCACCGTGGTGCTGAAGCTGCTCCAGCTCACCCGCCCGGACCTGGCCTTCTTCGGCGAGAAGGACTACCAGCAGCTGACGCTGGTCCGCCGGATGGTCCGCGACCTGGACGTGCCCGTCGAGATCGTCGGGGTGCCGACGGTCCGGGAAGCGGACGGGCTGGCGTTGTCCAGCCGCAACCGCTACCTGTCGCCGGCCGAGCGCGGGGCCGCGTCGAGCCTGTCGGCGGCGCTGCGCGCGGGGGCCGAGGCCGCCGACGCGGGCGCGGACGCGGGGGCGGTCCTGGCCGCCGCGCACGCCGCCTTCGGCTCGGGTACGCCGGGCGCGCAGCTGGACTACCTGGTGCTCACCGACCCGGATCTGGAGCCGGGGCCGGTGGCCGGTCCGGCGCGGCTGCTCGTCGCCGCCTGGGTCGGCACCACCCGCCTGATCGACAACGCGCCCGTCCACCTCGCCGCGCCCTCCTGACCCCACCACATCTCGAAAGGTCGCTCCGATGCTGCGCACCATGCTCAAGTCGAAGATCCACCGGGCCACGGTGACCCAGGCCGACCTGCACTACGTCGGGTCGGTGACGGTGGACCAGGACCTGCTCGACGCGGCCGACCTGCTGCCCGGCGAGCAGGTGGCGATCGTGGACATCACCAACGGCGCCCGGCTGGAGACGTACGTGATCCCGGGTGAGCGGGGCAGCGGCGTGATCGGCATCAATGGCGCCGCGGCCCACCTGGTGCACCCGGGTGACCTGGTCATCCTCATCTCGTACGGGCAGATGGACGACGCCGAGGCCCGCACCTACCAGCCTCGCGTCGTACACGTGGACGCCGACAACCGGATCGTCGACCTGAACACCGATCCGACGACGGCCGCCCCTGGAACGGCCGGCGACCCGATGCCGAACCCCCTGGCCGCTGCCACCGTCTCCTGACCCGCGTCCGTTCCCCGCGATCTCGCAGGCTCGGTCCCCTTACGGGGCTTTGTGGCCGCTTTGTCCGGGCGCCAGCCGCAGGATCGCGGGGTTCGGGGCGCACGCCGTCTGTCACCGGAGCGTCATTCACGGTTACTCTGGTCGGACCGTCCCGTTGGGGCGTCGGCTGGGGAGGCGGCGTGGGGCACCGGGTGGGGCGCGGCGTAGTCGCGGCTCTTGCCGTGGGAGCGCTGCTGGGTGGCTGCGCGGGTCCCGGTGACGGTGACCTGACCGACGACTGGCGGGCGCTCCCGGCGGCCGGTCCCTTCACGCCGGAGAGCGGGGTCTGCCACGCCGACGTCGCCGACGTGGTGACGCTGGCGGCGTACGACCCGGTCGACTGCTCGGCGCCACACCGCGTCGAGGCCGTGCACGTCGGAGCGTTCCCCGCCGGCCAGAGCGCCCCGCCGACCGGCGGCTCGACCGACGTCCGGGGCGTGTTCGCCGACTGCGACACCCGCGCCACGGCGTACGTGGGCGACGACTGGCGTGCCGGCCGGCTGCGGCTGTCCGTGGCGGTGCCGTCGGCCGCCGGCTGGACGTCCGGCTCCCGCTGGTACCGGTGCGACCTGGCCGAGGTGACCACGACCGAGGCCGCCGCCACCGTGGTCACCCGCACCGGCAGTCTCCGCGGCGCGCTGGCCGCCCCGTCGCCGGTGCGGCTCGGCTGCCAGCAGAGCCGGCGGGACCGCGGCGGGGGTGTCGAGACGTTGCTCCCGGTGGAGTGCGGCACCCGCCATGACGCCGAGTTCGTGGGGGTGTGGCAGGCACCGGACCGGCCGTACCCGGCACGGGACGCCGACTGGGCGCCCCTCTACGCGGGTTGCCGCAGCACGATCGCCCGGTACGTGGGCGTACCCGACGACCTGACGCTGCGGTTCCGCGCCGACGTGGTGGTCCGCCCGCCCGGGGCGGGCCGGTGGCGGGTCGGTGACCGGGGAGTGCGGTGCTACCTGTGGCTCAGCGACCGCGCGGTGACCGGCTCGCTCAAGGGCGCCGGCCCGAGCGGGTTGCCGGTCCGGACACGGTGAGGCGGGGCGTCCGGCGCGCACCGACCGCCCCGGGCACGGCGTAGCCCAAACCACTCGTCCCGCCCCCGCCGCCCCGGGTGAGGCACCTTCGGGTTGACTGGGGGCATGGAGCTACCGACCGTCGACCTGCCGGCCCTGCCCCGCCTGCTGGCCGCCCCCGCGCCCGGCTGGGTGGAGACGACCGACGTGGTCGTCGTCGGCTCCGGCGTCGCCGGGCTGACCGCCGCGCTGCACCTGCGGGAGGCCGGCCTGCACGTCACGGTGGTCACCAAGGTCGACATCGAGGAGGGCTCCACGCGCTGGGCGCAGGGCGGCATCGCGGCGGTGCTCGATCCCCACGACACCCCGGCGGCGCACGCCTCGGACACCGAGATAGCCGGCGTCGGGCTCTGTGACCCGGCGGCGGTCCGCGTCCTGGTCGAGGAGGGGCCGACCCGCCTCCGGGAGCTCATCCGGATCGGCGCCGAGTTCGACCGCAACCCGGACGGCTCGCTGATGCTGACCCGCGAGGGCGGGCACCGGGCGGACCGCATCGTGCACGCCGGCGGCGACGCCACCGGGGCCGAGGTGCAGCGGGCGCTGCACGCCGCCGTCCGCCGGGACCCGTGGATCCGGCTGGTCGAGCACGCCCTGGTACTGGACCTGCTCCGGGCTCCCGGTGACGGCCCGGACGGGCTCGGCCCGGCCTGCGGCGTCACGCTGCACGTGCTCGGCGAGGGCAGCGAGGACGGCGTCGGCGCGATCCTGGCCCGCGCCGTGGTGCTCGCCACCGGCGGGATGGGGCAGATCTTCGCGGCCACCACCAACCCGGCGGTCTCCACCGGCGACGGGGTGGCGCTCGCGCTGCGGGCCGGCGCCGCCGTCACCGACGTGGAGTTCGTCCAGTTCCACCCCACCGCGCTCATCGTCCCGGAGCACGCCCGTACGCCCGGCGCCGGGCACGCCCAGCAGCCGCTGGTCTCCGAGGCGCTGCGCGGCGAGGGCGCGTACCTGGTGGACGGCGACGGCAAGCGGTTCATGGTCGGGCAGCACGAGCTGGCCGAGCTGGCTCCCCGGGACGTGGTCGCCAAGGGCATCCATCGGGTGCTGCTCGCCACCGGCGCGGACCACGTCTTCCTCGACGCCCGGCACCTCGGCGGTGAGTTCCTCGCCCGGCGGTTCCCCACGATCGTGGCCTCCTGCCGGGCCATCGGCGTCGACCCGGCGACCGACCTGATCCCGGTCGCCCCCGCCGCCCACTACGCGTCCGGCGGCGTCCGCACCGACCTGCACGGCCGCACCTCGATCCCCGGCCTGTACGCCTGCGGCGAGGTCGCCTGCACGGGCGTGCACGGCGCGAACCGCCTGGCCAGCAACTCCCTGCTGGAGGGCCTGGTGTTCTCCCGGCGGATCGCCGACGACCTGGCGACCGGCCTGCCGGAGCAGGCGAAGCCGGCGGGCACCGGTGCCTGGACCGGCGGTGCGGGGTGGGTGCTGCCCGCCACCGGCACGCCGGCCCTGCAACGGGCGATGACCCGGGGCGCCGGGGTGCTGCGGTCCGCCGCGACGCTGGCCGACACGGCCGCCACGCTGGGCGCTCTGGGCGACGGCCGGGGTACGCCGCGCACCCCGGACTGGGAGGCCACCAACCTGCTCACCGTGGCGTCGACGCTGGTGGCCGCCGCGTACGCCCGCGAGGAGACCCGGGGCTGCCACTGGCGGGAGGACTTCCCGGTCGCCGACGAGCGGTGGCGCGGCCACCTGGTCGGCTCGATCGGGGCGCAGGGCCGGCTGACGCGGGAGTGGCAGGAGGCACCGTGAGCGCGAGGAGTGAGCCGGTCTTGCGAGCCCCGCAGTCGCGAACGAAGGAGGCACCGTGAGCGCGAGGAGTGACCCGGTCCCGCGAGCCCCGCGGTCGCGAACGAAGGAGGCACGATGACCGAGGAGACCGAGCGCGCGTTGCGCGACGCCGGCCTGGACCTGGAGCGGGTACGCCGGGTGGTGACCGACGCGCTCGTCGAGGACCTGGGCCCGGACTTCCTCGACGTCACCAGCGTCGCCACCATTCCCGACACCCAGACCGACACGGCCGACGTGGTGGCCCGCGCCGACGGGGTGGTGGCCGGTCTGCCGGTGGCCGCCGCCGTGTTCGAGCTGGTCGGCGAGGTGACCGGGGCCGAGCGTACGGTGCGGGTGTCCCTGGTGGCCCACGACGGGCAGCGGGTGGCCCGCGGCGACGTGCTGGCGACGGTGACCGGCCCGACCCGGCTGCTGCTCACCGCCGAACGCACCGCGCTCAACCTGCTCTCCCGGATGTCCGGGGTGGCCACCCACACCCGCGCCTGGGCGGACGCGGTGGCGGGCACGAAGGCGATGGTGCTCGACACCCGCAAGACGACGCCGGGGCTGCGGGTGCTGGAGAAGTACGCGGTCCGCGCCGGCGGTGGCACCAACAAGCGGATGGGCCTGCACGACGTCGCGATGGTCAAGGACAACCACAAGCTGGCGGCGGGCGGGGTCGCGGCGGCGTTCCGGCGGGTCCGCGAGGCGTTCCCGGACGTGCCGGTGCAGGTGGAGGTCGACACGGTCGCCGAGGCGATCCAGGCGGTGGAGGCCGGGGCGGACTTCCTGCTGCTCGACAACATGCGACCGGAGATGCTGCGCGAGGTGGTGTGCGCGGTCGGGAACCGGGCCCAGCTGGAGGCGACCGGCGGGCTGACCCTGGGCGTGGCGGCCGAGTACGCGGCCACCGGCGTGGACTTCCTGTCGGTGGGCGCGCTCACCCACTCCTCGCCCATCCTGGACATCGCCCTGGACCTGCGGACGGAGTGACCGTCACGCGGCGCGGGTCAGCCGCGGGTCCACCAAGTTGAAGATCACCCGGTTCTCGGTGTCGTGCCGGCCGTCGAGGCCGTACTTGGCGCGGAACAGCTCGACCACCCGGCGGTACACCTCGGGGGCCAGTTCGTCGGCCTCCCCGAGGTCGAACACCTCACCGGCGGCCTCGGGCCGGTCCAGCACGACGGTCAGCCCGCCCAGGCCGTGGCGGGCGACGTTGCGGACCAGGTCCCGCCCGGCGATGTACCAGTCGCCGTCGACCCGGACGTAGAGCGCCTCGCACGTCTCCAACTCCCGCCCGGCCTGGCGCAGGCACAGCCGCAGCGTCAGGCAGGACTCGAGATCCTGGACCGGGGCGGTCTCCCACAGCTCGGTGAACCGGTCGGCCACGAACTCCCCGAGCGGCGTGGAGACGTACGCCTCGATCTGCTGGGTGTCGAAGGTGCTGCCCCGGACCGGGAAGAACGAGATGAACGCCTTGCCGTCCCAGCGGTACATCTGCACCGACGGCGCGGCGTTGTAGACCCGTACCTGCAGGCGCGCCCGACTGGACTCCGGCAGGTCCTCCCGCAGCCGGGCCAGGTGCCAGATGTTGTTGAGGATCGCCACCGAGGCGTCGCGCCGGCGCAGCTCCGCCCCCCGCAGCCGGACCGCCGGCGAGTCCGGGTCGAGCAGCAGCATCCGTACGGTGGCGCCGTTGGCGAGGGCGCACCGCAGCGCGTGGGAGAACCGGGCCGCGTACGGGCCCTCCAGCATGCTGGTCCACGTCTCCAGGATCGCCACCGTCTCCCGGGACTGGGCCACCCGCTCGATCAGGGCGTCCCGGTCGAGGCGGGGGTGCTCGATGATGCTGGCGGTCTGGAGTTCCCGGAAGAGCGGGTTCAGCACCACGTACGTCAGCAGGGTCATGATCAGTGCGGCGCCGACGTTCAGGTAGAGGTCGCCCCGGAAGGTCTGCCCGGACCGCCAGGCCTGGACGATCATCCAGAGTGCCCCGCCGGCCAGGGCGGCGAGGACGAGCACGTGCCGGCGGCGCCGGTGCAACGCGTTGCGCCCGCGGATCCACCACATCCCCGACATGTCCGCTCCCCGTCCGGCGCACCGTGGATAGACCGATGTTCATGTCGCGATGTGGACCAGGATACGGTTCACCGGCCGCTGCGCGCTCCGCCGATATCGGCGTTGTCTAGGCTGCGAGCGTGCTGCTCTGCATCGACATCGGAAACACCAACACCGTGCTGGCGACGTTCGACGGTGACAAGCTGGTGCATTCGTGGCGGATCAAGACCGATGCGCGGTCGACGGCCGACGAGTTGGGCCTGATGTTCCGTGGCCTGCTGGCCGGCGACGCCGTCGAGATCACCGGGGTGGCCGCCTGTTCGACCGTGCCCGCCGCACTGCGCTCGCTGCGGACGATGCTCGACCGCTACTACGCCGACCTGCCGCACGTGATCGTCGAGCCGGGGGTGCGCACCGGCGTGCAGCTCGCCATCGACAACCCCAAGGAGGTGGGTGCCGACCGGGTGGTCAACACCCTGGCCGCCCACACCCTCTACGGCGGGCCGTCGATCGTCGTGGACTTCGGCACCACCACCAACTTCGACGTGGTCAGCGCCCGGGGGGAGTTCCTGGGCGGCGCGTTCGCGCCCGGCATCGAGATCTCCTTCGACGCCCTCGCCGCCCGCGCCGCGCAGCTGCGAAAGGTCGAGGCGACCCGGCCGCGCTCGGTGATCGGGAAGAACACGGTCGAGTGCCTCCAGGCCGGCCTCTACTTCGGCTTCGCCGGACAGGTGGACCGGATCGTCGAGCGGATGAGCGAGGAGCTGGGCCAGGTGAAGGCGGTGATCGCCACGGGCGGCCTGGCCTCGCTGGTGATCAACGAGTGCCGGACGATCACCCACCACGAGCCGATGATCACCCTGATCGGCCTGCGAATGGTCTACGACCGCAACGTCTGAGGTGCAAGGAAGGGCCCCTCGTTAACGCCTGCGGTAGAGAAGGGGCCCCTTCTCACACCTGCGGGCTCAGCGCCGTCGCGCGCGGAAGACCAGCGTCCGGTAGGGCAACACGATCGCCTCGCGCCCGGCCAGTTCCGGATGGGTGTCGAGGAGAGCGCGCAGCTCCCGGTCGATCTGGCGGCGCCGTTCCGGCGTGGCCGTGAGGTGGTACGAGCGCGTGCCCACCATGCCGAGCAGGTCCTCTGGCGTCAGCTCGGTGACGTGGGTGAACTCGGCCCACTCCGGCCGGTCGAGGTCGGGTCCGAAGTCGGTGACGTCACCGAGCAGGCGGTCCACCGTCCCACCGATCTCGGCGATGCGGTTCATGTCGTTCACCCACCCGACCCGGTCGTCCCGGAGGTTCCACACCGGGGCGAAGACCCCGCCCGGCCGCAGCACCCGGGCGATCTCCGAGTGCGCCCGCTGCCGGTCGAACCAGTGGTACGCCTGCCCGACCAGCACCGCGTCGGCGTACCCGTCGGGGAGCGGGACCGACTCCGCGCTGCCGGCCAGCGCCGGCGCGCCCGGCGTGGTCGCCGCGAACTGCGCCCGCATCCCCGGGTCGGGTTCGACGGCGGTCACCTCGTGGCCGAGGGCGAGCAGGCCGCGGGCGAGGATGCCGGTGCCGGCGCCCAGGTCGACCGTCCGGGCGGGCGCAGCGAGGCCGTCCAGCGCCCAGCGCAGTGCGGCCTGCGGATAGCGGGGCCGGTACCGGTCGTATTCGGCGGCTGCGGCGCCGAACGAGAGCGCCTGAGTGGGGTCGGTCATGGCGGGCAGGTTATCCCGTAACCACCGTGCGGACCCTTGAGTACGCTCGGGGCCTGAACCCGCCCGAATTCTCCTTCTGAGGAAGCGTGCCGTGACCGAGCAGAACGCCGTACCAGTGGACCCCGCCGACGACCTTCCCGAGCAGATGAAGGTCCGCCGGGAGAAGCGGGACCGGATGCTCGCCGAGGGCGTCGAGCCGTACCCGCTCGGCTACCCGCGTACCAGCACCCTGGCGGCGATCCGGCAGAAGTACGCCGACCTGCCCACCGACACGGCCACCGGGGACCGCGTCTCGGTCACCGGGCGGGTGATCTTCATCCGCAACACCGGCAAGCTCTGCTTCGCCACCCTCCGGGACGGCGACGGCACCGAGTTGCAGGCGATGCTCTCCCTGGACCGGGTCGGCGCGCAGCGGCTGGAGGACTGGAAGCGCCTGGTGGACCTCGGCGACCAGGTCGGGGTGACCGGTGAGGTGATCACCAGCCGGCGCGGCGAGCTGTCGGTCCTGGCGGAGGAGTGGGCGACCACCGCCAAGGCGCTGCGCCCGCTGCCGGTGGCGCACAAGCCGCTGAGCGAGGAGGCCCGGGTCCGGCAGCGCTACGTCGACCTCATCGTCCGTCCGCAGGCGCGCCAGATGGTGCGTACCCGGGCGACCGCCGTCCGCAGCCTGCGCGACTCGCTGCACGGTCGGGGCTACCTCGAGGTGGAGACCCCGATGCTCCAGTTGCTGCACGGTGGTGCGGCCGCCCGCCCATTCGTCACCCACAGCAATGCGCTCGACACCGATCTGTATCTGCGAATCGCGCCGGAACTGTTTCTCAAGCGCGCGCTCGTGGGCGGTGTCGAC
This region includes:
- a CDS encoding type III pantothenate kinase, whose protein sequence is MLLCIDIGNTNTVLATFDGDKLVHSWRIKTDARSTADELGLMFRGLLAGDAVEITGVAACSTVPAALRSLRTMLDRYYADLPHVIVEPGVRTGVQLAIDNPKEVGADRVVNTLAAHTLYGGPSIVVDFGTTTNFDVVSARGEFLGGAFAPGIEISFDALAARAAQLRKVEATRPRSVIGKNTVECLQAGLYFGFAGQVDRIVERMSEELGQVKAVIATGGLASLVINECRTITHHEPMITLIGLRMVYDRNV
- a CDS encoding class I SAM-dependent methyltransferase; protein product: MTDPTQALSFGAAAAEYDRYRPRYPQAALRWALDGLAAPARTVDLGAGTGILARGLLALGHEVTAVEPDPGMRAQFAATTPGAPALAGSAESVPLPDGYADAVLVGQAYHWFDRQRAHSEIARVLRPGGVFAPVWNLRDDRVGWVNDMNRIAEIGGTVDRLLGDVTDFGPDLDRPEWAEFTHVTELTPEDLLGMVGTRSYHLTATPERRRQIDRELRALLDTHPELAGREAIVLPYRTLVFRARRR
- the lysS gene encoding lysine--tRNA ligase, with product MTEQNAVPVDPADDLPEQMKVRREKRDRMLAEGVEPYPLGYPRTSTLAAIRQKYADLPTDTATGDRVSVTGRVIFIRNTGKLCFATLRDGDGTELQAMLSLDRVGAQRLEDWKRLVDLGDQVGVTGEVITSRRGELSVLAEEWATTAKALRPLPVAHKPLSEEARVRQRYVDLIVRPQARQMVRTRATAVRSLRDSLHGRGYLEVETPMLQLLHGGAAARPFVTHSNALDTDLYLRIAPELFLKRALVGGVDRVFEINRNFRNEGIDSSHSPEFAMLEAYEAYGNYDTIAELTRYLVQRAAIAVSGSTVVTHADGREFDLGGEWRSVTLFGSLSEALGEEVTVRTERTRLVEYADKVGLAVDPKWGPGKLAEELFEELVVPGLIQPTFVRDYPEETSPLVRAHRSEPGLTEKWDLYVLGFELGTGYSELVDPVVQRERLVAQAQLAARGDDEAMRLDEDFLRAMEYGMPPAGGMGMGIDRLLMSLTGQGIRETILFPLVRPE